The window ACCGGACCATCGAGTTCACCGACGAGGCCGAGGACTGGTTCGCGTTCATCAACCTGATGGACGCCCACCTCCCCATCTACCCGCCCGAGGAGTACCGCGAGGAGTTCGCTCCCGGGGTCGACCCGACCGCAGTCTGTCAGAACTCGAAGGAGTACAACTCCGGGGCCCGGGACATCCCCGAGCAGGAGTTCGACGACATCCGCGGGCTGTACGACGCCGAGATACGGCACATCGACGCCCAGCTGGAGCGGCTGTTCGACCACCTCAAGCGGACCGACCAGTGGGAGGATACCACGGTCGTCGTCTGTGCGGACCACGGCGAACTCCACGGCGAACACGGGCTGTACGGCCACGAGTTCTGCATCTACGACCCGCTGGTGAACGTGCCGCTCATGGTCAAATCGCCCGGGCTGGCGCCGGGGCGCGACGAGACGACCGTCGAACTGCTCGATCTCTACCACACGACGCTCGATGCAGCCGGTGCGACCGACGCCGCCGGCACACCCGACCACGGTGGCGAGGCGTTCGACCCGACGCGGTCACTCCTGCGCGAGGAGGCCCGCGCGTTCGAGGGCGGCGAGTACGGCTTCGTCGAGTACCACCGCCCGGTGGTGGAGCTGAACCAGCTCGAGACGAAGGCCAGCGAGGCCGGCATCACCCTGGACGAGGACTCCCGGTTCTACTCCCGGATGCGCGCGGCGCGGCGGGCCGACGCGAAGTACATCCGCAACGAGCGCATCCCCGACGAGGGCTACCGGCTGGACGGGGACCCCGGCGAGACGGAGACCGTCGGGACCGACGACCCTGCTGTCGCCGAGGCCGAGGAGACGCTCGCCGAGTTCGAGGCGTGGGTCGGCGGCGAGTGGTCCGAGGTGGACGGCGACGACGTACTGGGCGACATGAGCGACGACGCCAAATCCCGACTGCAGGACCTGGGCTACATGGAATGACGGGCGAGGGGCGCCAGTTCGTGGAGTTCGCCACCCGCGAGACGCTGGCCAAGACCGGCATCGGCTTCCTGGTGGCGGTCGTCTTCCTCTACCTCGTGGCTGTCGGCCTCGGCGTCGAGAAGGTGTCGCAGGCGCTGGCCGGCGCCGAGTGGGAGTGGGTCGCGCTGGGCTGTCTGTCGACGGCGTTCTGTCTCGCCGCGTGGGGGAAGGCCTGGCAGATCGTCCTCCAGGTGGTCGGCATCGACGTGCCGTACCGCCGGCTCGTCGTGACGTATTTCGCGGCCACGTTCGCCAACTACGTCACGCCGCTGGGACAGGCCGGCGGCGAGCCGTTCATCGCGTACGTCCTCTCGCGGGACACGGACGCGAGCTACGAGGACTCGCTGGCGTCGGTCGTGACGGCGGACCTGCTCAACCTGCTGCCCTTCTTCAGCTTCGCGGCCGTCGGCCTGGGCGTGCTGCTGACACGGCCGTCGCTCCCGGCGGCGACGCGACCGCTCGCCTTCGGCCTGTTCGGGATGGCCGTTGGCATCCCCGCGCTCACGGGTGCGGGCTGGTTCTGGCGCGAGCGCGTCCGGAGCGGCATCCTCCGGCTGGTCGCGCCGGTCGCGAAGCGGACCAGCCGCGTCAGCGTCGCGGGCGCCGCCGAGCGCCTCGACGACCTGTACGCCGCGTTCGGCCGGGTCGCCCAGGACCCGCGCGCGCTGGTGAAGGCGGTCGGCTTCGCCTACGTCGGCTGGGTGTTCTTCGCCCTCCCCCTGTACTGTGCCGGGCAGGCGCTCGGCGTCGACATCAGTCCGCTGACGGTGCTGTTCGTCGTCCCCGCCTCGACGCTGGCCGGGATGGTCCCCACGCCCGGCGGGCTAGGCGGCGTGGAGGCCGCCCTGGTGGCGCTGCTGGTCGCCGTGGCCATCGAGTCGGCCGCACTCGCGCTCGCCATCGCGCTGGTCTACCGCGTGGTGTCGTACTGGTTCGCCCTCGGTGTCGGCGGGACGGCGGCGCTGACGGTCGTGAAACGTGCCTGAGCGATACCGGCGCGACGCTTAACCGGGTGGCGTACCTCCCGATACGTATGAGCGACACGGCGACCGCCGACAGCCCGACACATCTCGACGACGAGGCCGCGCTGGATGCCTTCCTCGCCGACCACGACCGCGCGCTGGTCGAGTTCTACACGGATGGCTGCTCGATATGCGCGTCGATGGAACCCGTCCTGGGGAACGTCGCCCGCGCGACGGACGTGGCGGTGGCGCTGGTGAACCCGCGCGACGACCCGCCGCTGGTCGAGCGGTTCGCCGTGCAGAGCGTCCCGCTGCTGGTCTACTTCGAGGACGGGGAGCCGGTCGCCCGGAAGGCCGAGGGGTTCGTCGGGGCCGACGACGTGCTGGCGTTCGTCGACGCGGCCGACGAGTGAGCGGCCACCGAAGCCTCGCCGCCGGAGTAACGAATTTGTGAATCGCCCGAAGTAGACACACACGATGTCGACGAGGACGAGCGTCCGCGGGACGATACAGGGGATGGGGAATCGGGCGAACCCGGCGTTCGCGGCCGGCGCCGTGGCCGTGCCGGTGCTGGCACTGGCGTACGTGCTGGTGAACGGGACCGTCCAGCAGCACACGTACGTCCACGTGATGGCCGGCGTGCTGTGGACGGGCATCGACCTGTTCATGGCCGCCGTGCTGGGGCCGGTGCTGGGCGGGCTGGACGTCGACGCTCGGGCGGACGTGTTCCAGCGGTTCACGCCGAAGATGACGTTCCTGATGCCGGTCCTGGCGCTGGTCACCATCGTCGGCGGTATCACGCTCGCACTGCGGCTGGGCTACTTCCCGAACGCCGACCCGTGGCTGGCGCTGCTGAACTTCGCCATCGTGGTGCCGGCGCTGCTGGCCATCGGTTACCAGTTCCGGGCGTTCGGCGACCGACGCTGGCAGGCCGTGTTCGCCGTCGCCACCGTGGCGAGCATCGCCTACCTCGCGATAACGCTGCCGGAGTTCGCCATGACCTCGACGGTCATCGCAGTGTCGCTCGGCATCGTGGTCGTGCTGAGCGTGCTGGGCTTCGGCGTCCTGATGCCCGGCGAGGTACTGATGTACAGGGAGATGACCTCCGCGGACCCCGACACCCAGCGCATCGCCGACATCGGGATGCGGAACGCGAAGCTGGCGGGCATCCAGGGGGTCTTCCAGCTCAGCATCGTCTTCGTGATGGTGTCGCTACGGTGGGGTGGCTTCTGAGACACGCCGCGAGACTCACCGCTCGCGCCACCGCAGGTCCGGGGTCCACACCTCGGGAGCCAGCCCGAGTCGGCCCGTCCGTGCCCGGACCCACCCCGCGATGGCCACGATTCCGAGCAGGATGGCCGCCACGCCCAGCAGGCCCGCCTCCGGGCCGAACCGCCCGCCGGTCACGAGGTCGGGCCCCGTCTCGCGCGTGCGGACGAGCGCGACCCCGACCCGGACACCGCTGACCGGGAAGCCGAACAGGACCCCCTGGGCGTAGTTCCACGAGAAGTGCAGGCCCAGCGGGATGTCCAGCTCCCCGCTGAGGACGTAGCCGGCCGCGAGGAACACGCCCGCGAACGCGATGGTGGCCGTGCTCGCCAGCGTCGCGTTCGGATTGGCGGCGTGGAGCAGGCCGAACAGCCCCGAGGTCAGGAGGACGGCCACCGCGAGCGCGGTACGCCCGGTGACAGGGCCGATACGGAGCCCCTCGGCGAGGTTCGTGAGCAGGTAGCCCCGGACAGCGAGTTCCTCGGTGATGGAGACGCCGGCGAAGGTGACCAGCAGCGTCGCGCCGAGGACGAGGAAGGAGGCCCCGGGCGAGGCGTAGAGGGTGTCGGTCACCCGGAACCACCCCGCGGCGACGCCCACGAGAACGATGCCCGCCATGAGCGCGACACCGAGCGCGGAGCCGAACGCGCAGTCGATCCACCACTCGCGGTCGACGTGGAACCCGAGGTCCGAGAGCCGGCGCCGGTCGAGGCCGACAGCCGCGATGCCGACCGCGAGTGCGACCGTGGCGACCGAGACCAGCGCGGCGGCCACACGGACGAGCGGGCCGACCTCCGACCCCGGGAGCGCCGACGCCAGCGCAGTCCCGCCGGCGCCGTCGGTGAGGAACCGGCCCACCGCGACCGCCCCGCGACCGAGGAGGGCGAGCAGGACCACCGCGAGCGCGAGCCGGATGGGGAGTCGGGGGCGCCGCTCCGCCCGGTTCCAGCCGAGCCAGACCACGCGGTCGAGGAGCCAGCCGAGCGGTTCGGGGAGCCTGGGGGACACGGGGGGACCGAGACACGGCTGGAAGAAGAGTCCCGGGGGCCACAGGTCGGGAGCGCCTCGAGTGCCGCCTCAGGTGCCCTCGACCAGCCGCTCCAGCTGTTCGGGTGGCACGGCACCGCGGGCCGCGTACCCCTCGTACGTGAACGTCGGGACGCCCGTGACGCCCGTCTCCCGTGCCGCGTCGAACCGTTCGGTCAGCGCCGCGCGGAGGTCCTCGTCGGCGAGCGCCTCGTGGACGACCGCGGCGTCGAGGCCCACCTCCTCGGCGATGTCGACGAGCACGTCCGCGTCGCCGATGTCACGGCCATCCGTCCAGAGTGCTGCCAGGAGCGCCTCGTCCAGCGCGAGCCAGGTCTCGTACGGTTCGGCCTGCTTCACGCGGTAGGAGACCAGTTGCGCCGGGAGGGAGTCCACCTCCATCGCGGTCTCGAGGGTCATCTCCACGTCGTAGCGCTCCTGCAGGCGCCGGACGTTCTCCTTGGCCTGCTCGAAGTACTCGTCGTCCTTCCCGTCGTCGACGGAGTGGTCGATGCTGCCGTCGGGGCGGCGCTTGTTCGACCGGAGGTCGAACGGGTGCCAGTCGATCTCGAGTGACTCCTCGCGGCCGGCCTGGTAGCGCGACAGCGACTCGCGGCCGAGGTAGCAGAACGGGCAGACGTAGTCGGAGTAGACGGTGATAGCGTCGGTCACACTCGCACGGAAGGGCCCGCGCCACAAGAGTTGGCGGGCGACCGTACGGGTCGTGCACGACCGCGTGGGCGGGCGCCGCGACCGGCCAGCCCCGGCATGACCGGGGTGTGATTCATACCGGCAGCCCTCCCGCCCGTCACCATGAGCGACCCCTATCCGGTGTCGGTGCCCGAGCCCCCGACCGACCTCGTCCGGGGGCCGACCCGCCTCGACACCCTCGACCTGTCCGAGACCGACGGGCACGACGCCGAAGCGTTCGTCAAGCGCGACGACCGGACCGGCGGCCCCGCACAGGGGAACAAGCTCCGCAAGCTGGAGTACCTCCTCGGCGACGCCGCGGACGCCGGCGCGGACGTACTCGTGACCGGCGGGGGCGTGCAGTCGAACCACTGCCGGGCGACGGCCGTCGTCGCCGCCGAGCGCGGGCTGGACTGTCACCTCGTCCTGCTGGGCGAGGAGCCCGAGGAGCCCGACGGGAACCTGCTGCTCTCGCGGGTGGCCGGGGCCGACGTGGAGTACTGCCCGTGGACGGAGTTCAGCGGCGACCTCGACAACGAACTCGGCGAGGCGGCCGACCGACTCCGGGAGGCGGGCTGCGACCCGTTCGTCGTGCCGCTGGGCGGCTCCACCGCCCGGGGCTCGCTGGGGTACGTCCGGGCGTACGCAGAGTGCCGGCGGCAGGCCGCGGGACACGCAGACGCGGACGTGGCGGCCGGCGACGCCCCGGTCGACAGTATCCACGTCGCCACCGGTTCCGGCGGGACGCTCGCTGGGCTCGTGGCGGGGGCGCTGCTCGCGGGCGACGACACCGACGTCGTGGGCGTCGACGTGACCCCGTACGGCGCGACGTACCTCGAGCAGGTCGTGACCGACCTCGTCCACGGCGTCGGCGAGGAACTGGACCACGCATTCGACGACGCGGCGGTCGAGCGGGCCGTCACCGTCCGGTCGGGTTACGTCGGGCCTGGGTACGGCGAACCGGCCGAGGCGGACGCCGAGGCCATCGTCGCCGCCGGACGCGACGTCGGGCTGGTGCTGGACCCGACGTACACGGGCAAGGCGTTCCGGGCGTTCCGCGAGCACCTCGCCGACGCCGACGCGGGTCGGCACCTGTTCGTCCACACCGGCGGCTCGTACGGGCTGTTCCCGAAACGCGAGGCGGTGGGCGCGGCGCTCGAGCGGGCCGAGCGGGAGGACGGACGCTGACGGACGGGGCACGGGGTGCCACTCGGTACCGTAGCACGCAACAGCTATATTCTCACCTGGCGTATGTGTTGTATGAACATCACCCTACTCGAGAATCACTGGTACGACGCGACGTTCAGCCCCAGCGCCCGCTTCGGACGCGCCGAGGGCGAGGAACACGAGGGCAAGCACGTGGAGGTAGAGCCGGCACCCGAGTCCGACGGCTCCCGCGGTCCCGTCATCATGCTGGGCCCGATGCTCGTCGTCGCCGGCGTCGTCGCCGCCGTCATCGCCGCCCGGCGTGCCCGAGCCCGGCGTGCGGAGCGGGCCGAGGAACTGCGACGCATCGAGGTCGACGCCATCGGGTACACCAACGACATCACCGAGTGAGCTGCTGTCGAACACTAGATATCTCGTAATCCTGCCTATAGATATCAGAGAACCCATAATAACACATATATCCAACCCCTATTCCGGTTGTGGTCGTAATTTCGCTCGAAAACCACGGTGCATCGTCACTCGCAGGTCGGGACAGGGTTAACCACCATCGGGGTCGAACAGGTGGTCAATGACCGGTGACGAGGGGGAACCAGCGGTACGGACCGAGGGACTCGCAAAGCACTACGGGGACGTGACGGCGCTGGACGACCTGTCGCTGACCGTCCCGCGGGGGGAGCTGTTCGGCTTCCTCGGTCCGAACGGGGCGGGGAAGTCGACGACCATCAACATCCTGACCGGGCAGCTCGTGCCCGACGAGGGGACCGCCGAGGTGGTAGGCATCGACCCCGTCGCGGAGCCGGTCCGGGCGCGCGAGGCGGTGGGTATCCTGCCGGAGAACGGTCGGCCGCCCTCCTTCCTCACCGTCCGTGAGTACTTCGAGTTCGTCGCGGCCACCCGCGACCTCGACGACGCGGCGGTCCAGCCCCGCGTGGACGCGTGGGCCGACCGGCTGGAGTTCGAGCACAAGCTCGACACGCTCTGTACGGACCTCTCGCAGGGCGAACGCCAGAAGGTACTCATCACGCAGGCGTTCCTCCACGAGCCCGACGTCGTGTTCATCGACGAGCCGCTGACGAACCTCGACCCCATCATGCAGGAGCGGGTGAAGCGGTTCTTCCGGGAGTACCGCGCCGACGGCAACACGCTGTTCCTCTCGACGCACTTCATCGGGACCGCCGAGGAGGTCTGCACGCAGGTCGGCATCATCAACCGCGGCCGGCTGCTCGCCGAGATCGACCCGCGCGAACTCGGGGCCGAGGAGAGCCTTCTGGACCGCTTCTTCGCCGCGGTCGACGCCGACTCGAAGGAAGGGGCCGAAATCGGCGAGGGGCTGGCGACCGACGCCGCCGACCCCGCGGCGATGGCCGAAGAGGAGGCCGTCGAGGCCGAGACGGACGGCGGCGAGGCGAGTGACGCGGGACGTGGGCCGTCGGACGGCCGGTCCGACGGCGGCGACCCCGGATACGGGGGGACGGGGGACCGGTAGATGGGCGTCTCGTACCGCTACCTGTTCGACCGGATGGTCCGCGAGGAGTGGCGGCTCCACAGCGAACTGTTCGGGGGAGCCCGGTTCGCCATGTTCCCGCTGTTCGTTGCGCTCGTCGCGGCCGGGACGGCGACGTTCTTCGCGCTGGGGAACGCCGCGGCCGACACGCTGCTCGGAGGGCTCCACCTCGTCGTCGCGCTGCTGGGACTGCAGGTCGGCACCGTCGGGCTCGTCGGCCGGGACGCGCTGGAGGACCTCCTCGGGGACACGACGCTGCTGCTGTTCGCCGCGCGCACGCTCCCCGTCTCCTTCCGCCGGCTGATGGTCGCGTTCGTGTTCAAGGACGTGCTCTACTACGCGTTCCTGTTCATCCTGCCGCTCGCGGTAGGCGTGGCGCCGCTGGCGTACTTCGGACTCGTCCCGTGGACGACGGTGCCGCTCGTGTTCGTCACGGCGGCCGGGATGTTCACGCTGGGCGTGTCGCTGTCGCTGTTCCTCGTGGGCGTCTACACGCGCTCGCGGCTCGCGTCGCTCGCGGTCACCGGCACCGTCGTCGCCGCGCTCGTGCTGCGGGGCGCGACCGTCGTCAGCGTCACGCCGTACCAGCTCGTCTCGCGGGTGACCCCCGCCGCGGTCGCCGGGAGCGTCCTGCTCCCGGTCGCCCTGACGGCGGTCGGCATCGCGCTGTTCGAGTTCGACCGGCGCACGCCCGCCCGCACGGCGCGCGACCGGTTCCGCTTCCTGCACTCGCGGCTCGGGCGGCTGGACCAGCAGGGTGCACTCACGAAGTCGCTGCTCGACGTCGGGCGGTCGTCGGGCGGCCTCTGGAAGGTCGTCTTCTCGCAGGGGCTCGTCTTCGGCGTCCTCGCCGTGTTGCTCGCGTATCTGCCAGAGGTCGTCCCCGTCCGGCCGGCGCCGGGGCTGACCATCGCCACCATCCTCGCGCTGGGGACGTTCACCACGTACAACTGGCTCTGCCAGTTCGAGGACGAGCAGTTCTACCTCCGATACCCGGTGAGCCTGCCGACGGTGTTCCGCGCGAAGCTCATCGGGTTCGCCGTCCTCGCGCTCCCGGTCGGGCTGGCCTACCTCGCGCTGGGCGGGCTCGTCTTCGGCTACGACACCGCCGTCGTCGGGCTACTCGTCTTCCCGCCGCTCTCGATGTACGTCTTCGGCGTCACATCGTACGTCGCCGGGCTGGAGCCGACCGAGCTGCTGTTCGACACGCCGACGTTCGCGCTGTTCACGCTCGCGATGATGGCCGTCCTCATGCCCTTGGTCATCCTCGCCATCGCGTACCCCCTGTATCCGCCGCTGCAGACCGGCGGCGCCGCGGTCGGCATCGGGCTGGTCGCGGGCGGCATCGGGGTGGGCCTCTACACCCGGACCGGGGCGCGCTGGGAGCGGAAGGCGCTCGCCGGAGCAGACTGAAACCCGGGCAGACGACGGGGGGGGCGCCACTCGCCGCGGCCGGAGACGACCACCACCGCTATGGTCGTCACGCCCGCAGCCATGTCCATGAGTACGCGACGCCCCGCACCCGTCGAGCGGCCGGTGGTCCTCACCATCGCGGGTTCGGATTCCGGCGGCGGCGCCGGCATCCAGGCCGACCTGAAGACCATCGAGGCCTGCGGCGGCTTCGGCACCTCCGCGGTGACGGCCGTCACCGCGCAGAACACGACCGGCGTCCACGGCACCCACGTCCTCCCCGTCGAGGAGGTCAAGGCGCAGCTGGACGCCGTCCTCGCGGACTTCGACGTGGCCGCAGTCAAGACGGGGATGCTCGCGACCACCGAGGTCGTCGAGACCGTCACGCGCTACGTCGAGGACCTGGACTGCCCGCTCGTCGTGGACCCGGTGATGGTCGCGGCGTCGGGCGACCGCCTGCTCGCCCCAGAGGCCGAGGACGCCTACGAGGCCCTCGTCGGAGCGGCGACGCTCGTCACGCCGAACGCCGACGAGGCCGCGGTGCTGACCGACGTGGACGTCGCGGACGAGGCCGGCGCGCGCCTCGCCGGCCAGCGCCTCCTCACGTGGGGCGCCGAGGGCGCGCTCGTCAAGGGGGGACACATCCCCGGCAAGGAGGTGCTGGACACGCTCGTCACCGCCGACTACATCGAGACGGCCCGGCACCCGCGCATCGACACCGAGGCGACCCACGGGTCGGGCTGTACGCTCGCCTCGGCGGCGGCCACGCATCTCGCACACGGCGAACCGCTCCGCGAGGCCGTCGGCGAGAGCGTCGACCTGCTGGAGCGGGCGGTGCGCTACCACCACGACGTGGGCGAGGGGCCCGGCGCCGTCCACCACCTCGTCGACGTACGCAACGCGGCCGCACGCGACCCGACCGCCGAACGGGTGCAGGACGTGGTGGACTGGTTCGTCGACCGGGACGTGTCGCCGCTCGTTCCCGAGGTGGGCATGAACGTCGTGGGTGCGACACCCTACGCCGAGGTGCCCGAGGAGACGGCTGCCGTCGAGGGGCGCATCACCCGCACCCTGTCGGGCGTCCAGCCCAACCGGGGCGTGCGCTTCGGCGCGTCCAGCCACGTGGCCCGCTTCCTGCTCGCCGCCCGGGAGTACGTTCCCGAGGTGCGCTGGGCGGTCAACTGCCGGTTCACGGACGACGTGGAGGCCGCCCTCTCGACGCTGGACGGACCTGTCGCGGAGTACGACCGCGACGCCCAGCCCGAGGACGTGGCCGAAATCGAGGAGTCGACGATGCAGTGGGGCGCGCGGCAGGTGTTCGGCTCGCTGGACGGAGATGAGGCGCGGCCGGTCGTGGTGCTGGACCGGGGCGCCCACGGGAAAGAGCCCATCGCGAAGTTCGTCGGGACGGACGCGCGGCGGGTGGCCGAGCGCGTGGTGAGCGTGGTCGAGACACTGGAATCCGGCGAGAGCGAATAGAACCGCCGGGCTGGTGCGCTATTCGAGATATCACCAGCAAGAGAGGACAGGAGTCCAGTCTCCGTCTAGTCCGCGCTCGCGGCGCCGGCCACCAGTTCCTCCGGCGGCCCGCCGGGCAGCTCGTCGCGGTCGTGGGCGGCCGTGAAGTCGAGGTCGGGCCCGACCGCGACGAACGCGGTCGGGTTGATGTCCGTGTGGGTCGTGTAGTAGTGCTCCTTGATGTGGGCCATGTTGACCGTCTCCGCGATACCCGGCGTCTGGTAGATGTCGCGCACGTACGGCCAGAGGTTGTCGTACTGCTCGATGAGCTGCCTGTTGCACTTGAAGTGGGTGTGGTACACCTGGTCGAAGCGGACGAGCGTCGCGAACATCCGGAGATCAGCCAGCGTCAGGCGTTCGCCGTCGGCCGCGAGGTAGCGCTGGTCCGCGAGCACGTCGTCCCAGTGGTCGAGTGCGTCGAACAGCTCGGAAATGGCGGTCTCGTAGGCCTCCTGCGTGCCCGCGAATCCGGCTCGGTAGACGCCGTTGTTGATGGGGTCGTAGATGGCGTCGACGACCTCGTCGACCTCCTCGCGGATGTCGGCGGGGTAGAGGTCGACACCGTTGCCCACGTCCGTCATCTCGGTGGCGAGCATCCGCATGATCTCGATGGACTCGTTGTTGACGATGGTCTCCTCCTGCGTATCCCATAGTACCGGGACGGTCACCCGGCCGGTGTACGAGGGGTCGGCCTCGACGTAGGCCTCGCCGAGATAGTCGAAGCCGTTGATGCGGTCGGTCGTGCAGTCGTCCTTCTCGGGGGTGAACTGCCACCCCTTCTCGTCGCGGTACGGGTCGACGATGTCCATGGTGATGGCGTCCTCCAGCCCCAGCAGCGACCGGACCATCGCCGCGCCGTGGGCCCAGGGGCAGGCCCGGGAGATATAGAGGTGATAGCGGTCGCTCTCGACGGGGAACTCCTCGCCGAGCGCGTCCCGGAAGGTCGTCGGCTGCCGGTCGAACTCGCCCTCCTCGTCGCTGAACTCGTACGTGTCGGTGCGCCACTCGCCGTCGACGAACATGTTGACCATGACTGGTCACCCCTACACGCGCGAGACATATCAGCGTCGTCGTGACACGGGTGTTACCAGCTATAGCGCCCGAAACCGACGCTCAGGACGGCCGGGCGTACAGAGGCCGGCGGTTGCCATGGACGCCGAAACCGCCGACAGGTTCAAGTCAGTGTGAGTCATTGACACCCACTGTAATGGGAGACACGAAGAAGGGCCGTGAGCGGAAGGGTCTGGTGAAGCGAGAACAGCGACGCGAGCGCGACATCGAGAAAGCGATCGAACACCAGGACGAGGACGTCGACTTCGAAGAACTGTACGAGGGCGAGGAGCTCGAACTATAACGGGACCTCTCACACCTTCTACCGTCAGCTACCACCACAGCGGCAGCCACGCGGGGAGCGGCCGACCGCGCCGACGTGGAGCGCCCAGCGCCCGCCAGGCAACTCCGGGGAGAGGCATCCGCGCCGTGCAGCCCACGACCGTCAGTCGAACGAGACGGCGTGGAGTCGGCCGTCGCCGTACGGCACCAGCACCTCGTCCCGACCGTCCGCGTCCACGTCGGCCGTGACGGCGGGCGTGTAGAGCGAGCGGTCGCCCCCGCGGTCGAACGTCGCGCGGACGGCCCCGTCGCCCGCGAGGACCGCGACGACGCCGTCGCCCGTCACCGCGACGACCTCCGGCCGGCCGTCACCGTCCACGTCACCGGCCGTCGCGGGCGGGACCGAGCGCAGCGGTGCCTCGGAGAGCGAGTCGCTCGTCCACTCGACCGCGCCCGTGTCGCCCGCCAGCGCCCGGACGCGGGCGTCCTCGCCGGTCACGTAGACCTCGACCGTGCCGTCGTCGTCGCCGTCGAGGGCAGGCCCGACCGCCGCGAGGTCACCCGGGACGCCGTAGCGCCACTCGACCGTGCCGTCACGGCCGTCGAACGCGACGGTCTCACCGTCAGCGGTCGTGACCAGGAACTCGACCGCAGCGTCGGCGTCCACGTCGGCGGTCGTGGCCCAGACGATGGCGCCGTCGACGGTGGTGTTCCAGTCGCGGACGCCGTCGCCGGTGAAGGCGACGACGTGGCCGTCCCCGGTTCCGAGGACGAGTTCGGGCGCGCCGTCGGCGTCGAAGTCGGCGACGACAGGGTCCGCGAAGGTGTAGGCGTCGAGCGAGCGCCGCCAGACCACACCGTCCGGGCGGACGACGAGCAGTTCGCCGCGGGCGTCGACCGTCACGAGCTCG of the Haloglomus salinum genome contains:
- a CDS encoding FG-GAP-like repeat-containing protein, with protein sequence MDSPLDGEWSSADAPVKGYRRLRLSPRVLAALVLAVLLVLAGCSLPGGDTASDDDLTASVDWVAGDSEVLGNHHSPGVGRLPGVNGSEGVVVAHPLGGRGDEAGCRLLALNGSGGERWTAPIPPEHCTIHAVADPVVADFLGGPGPEVIASTTAAETVAYDARSGERRFAVSLTDYGYVTPVVADLTGDGAPELVTVDARGELLVVRPDGVVWRRSLDAYTFADPVVADFDADGAPELVLGTGDGHVVAFTGDGVRDWNTTVDGAIVWATTADVDADAAVEFLVTTADGETVAFDGRDGTVEWRYGVPGDLAAVGPALDGDDDGTVEVYVTGEDARVRALAGDTGAVEWTSDSLSEAPLRSVPPATAGDVDGDGRPEVVAVTGDGVVAVLAGDGAVRATFDRGGDRSLYTPAVTADVDADGRDEVLVPYGDGRLHAVSFD
- a CDS encoding glutathione S-transferase family protein, with translation MVNMFVDGEWRTDTYEFSDEEGEFDRQPTTFRDALGEEFPVESDRYHLYISRACPWAHGAAMVRSLLGLEDAITMDIVDPYRDEKGWQFTPEKDDCTTDRINGFDYLGEAYVEADPSYTGRVTVPVLWDTQEETIVNNESIEIMRMLATEMTDVGNGVDLYPADIREEVDEVVDAIYDPINNGVYRAGFAGTQEAYETAISELFDALDHWDDVLADQRYLAADGERLTLADLRMFATLVRFDQVYHTHFKCNRQLIEQYDNLWPYVRDIYQTPGIAETVNMAHIKEHYYTTHTDINPTAFVAVGPDLDFTAAHDRDELPGGPPEELVAGAASAD